A region from the Kineothrix sp. IPX-CK genome encodes:
- a CDS encoding putative ABC transporter permease, whose product MWTREILGTDIYHFVSAFVIYSMLGWLVESIYMSFCNRRLTNRGFAKSPFCPIYGFGAVIGYTILHPLNGHFFGLYLAGAVMATIFEFLVGKLMLKLFGEVWWDYNDKPCNYKGIICLESTAAWGLYAVFIITFLHSRVIGFIDSLSFSMGSRVCGLILAVVTVDYIIQLTRAFRIDIRGQKDRWMDKYQNFKTRWY is encoded by the coding sequence ATGTGGACAAGAGAAATACTGGGAACGGATATTTATCATTTTGTTTCGGCATTCGTAATCTACAGCATGCTGGGCTGGCTGGTAGAATCCATTTACATGTCTTTTTGCAACAGAAGGCTGACGAACAGAGGGTTCGCGAAGAGTCCTTTTTGTCCGATTTACGGCTTTGGAGCGGTGATAGGATATACCATACTCCATCCTTTAAACGGCCATTTCTTCGGATTGTATCTGGCGGGAGCTGTTATGGCTACTATTTTTGAATTTTTAGTAGGAAAGCTCATGCTTAAGCTGTTCGGAGAAGTTTGGTGGGATTATAACGATAAGCCATGTAATTACAAAGGCATCATATGCTTGGAAAGTACGGCCGCATGGGGGTTGTATGCGGTATTCATCATAACTTTTTTGCATTCGAGAGTGATAGGTTTTATCGACAGCCTGAGCTTTTCCATGGGAAGCCGGGTATGCGGACTGATACTCGCTGTCGTTACTGTGGATTATATTATTCAGCTGACCCGCGCGTTTCGTATTGATATACGCGGACAGAAGGACAGATGGATGGATAAATATCAGAACTTTAAAACAAGATGGTATTAA